The Rhodothermales bacterium sequence AAGTCGATGTCGTACTGCCGCGCCTGCTCGAACAGCTGGCTGATATCCCGCCGGTACGGCGCTGGCCCCGGCGCGCAGCCAGAAAGCAGGGCGTAGGCGTCGCGCAGTCGGGTGATCGGGTACACGTCGATGCCCTCGACGATGGCGGCCTCCGGCGCGTTTTCCGCCGGCACCAGCACGGCCCGCTTCCCCTCGGCCCGCGCGCGGAGGGTGATCGGCAACGCGCCCCGGATGGGGCGGACGTCCCCGTTCAGCGCCAGCTCGCCGGCGATAAACAGCTCGTCAAGCGCCGCCTGGGTGATGGACTCGTCCGCCGTCGCGATCACCCCCATCGCAATCGGCAGGTCGAACGCTGTACCCTCCTTGCGCACGTCCGCCGGCGCCAGGTTCACCGTGATCCGGCCCGTCGGTCGCGGAAGACCATTCGAGCGCAACGCGGTCAGGATCCGCTCCTGGCTCTCCCGCACCGCCCCATCGGGCAGCCCGACCATGATGTACTTCGGCACCCCGCCCCGGGTGTGCACCTCGATTTCGATGGGAAACGCATCAACGCCAATAACGGTGCTGCTCCAGACGCGTGATAACATGGGATGGTCTTTTTATATATAGACAATCCCGATAGCGCCGGCGTACCGTGGGGGTTCAAAATTTAATGTTCGCGTTTTAACCCGGGTTACGGCCGCCGGGGGGCGCGGGGGGCGGCCTAACCCGGGCTCCTAGCGTATCAATCCGGCAGGATTGATACGCTCTCCCGATCGATCAGCACCGGGCCGTTATACCGACCCTCCTTCGGCCCATTCTCCAGCTTCAACACCCCGCGCGGACACACCGCCGCGCACACCCCGCAGCCCACACACGACGACCGGATGATGTTCTGCCCGCGCTGGGCGTACCAGCGAACGTCAATCCCCATCTCGCAATACGTCGAGCAATTCCCACACGAAATGCACTGACCGCCATTCGTCGTGATCCGGAAGCGCGAATAAAACTTCTGGATCATCCCCAGCACCGCCGCCATCGGGCATCCAAAGCGGCACCATACGCGGTTGCCCATGATCGGGTAAAAGCCGGTGCCGACGACGCCGGAGAAAATCAACCCGATATAAAACCCGTACCACGACGAAAACAGTCCCGACAGACTCCCGAACACGGCGCCCTCCGTGGCCGAATTGATCCAGAGCGCCGCCGTCGTGAGCACCACAAACACCAGCACGCCGTGGATCAGCCACCGCTCGATCTGCCAGGCTTTAAGCGACTTATCGGACAACTGCCGAAACGGATCGCCCAGCGTCTCGGCCAGCCCGCCACACCCGCACACCCACGAACAGTACCACCGCTTCCCGAAGAAATACGTCAGGATGGGCGTGGCGATAAAGATCATCACGGCGCCCCAGAACACCATGAACACCCCGAGCGACCCCGAGCCCGAGAGCCAGTCGACGGTGCCGGGCCAGAGGTAATCGTATTTGAGGGGCCAGAAATAGGAGAAGTAGAACTCCGGCTGGTTAAACATCACCAGCAACGACGGCAGCAAAAACGCGAACCCGAGTTGGAAAAACATCACCGAGATCGTCCGCAAGATCTGGTACCGGCTGTGGCGGTACTTGAAGAGCATCCGAACGCCCATGACGAGCACGGCCATCGTATAAAACGTCCCATACATAAACCACTTATCCGCCGGCACCCCCTTGAGCGCCAGGCTCAGCGGGCTAAAAATGGGGATCAGATTCGCCAGCCAGGCCTCCTGCCAGTAGAGGATGCAGTAGAACCCGGTGAAGACGATGCCGAGCGTCCACCCCACGATGCCTTTCATCCCGGTGGTGACAGCGTTCTGCCAGATCCCGTCGTTATTGATCCCCGCCGGCCGCTTCAGATACCGCCAGAAATACAGGAACCCGCCGCCTGAAATCCCGACCAGACCAACCAGAAACACCAGCAACGGCTGCCCGAGGTCGCCGGCAAACAACGCGACGATCCAGGCCAGCACTCCGATGCCGATGAGCGCCATCCCGGCCTTTTCGACGCCGTCGAAGTGGGATCCGGGGCGGGTGAGTTGGAAGCTGACGTCGTGGGACATAGGGTAAAAGGTAAAAGGTAAAAGGTAAAAGGGAATTCGCTAATCGATTAATCGCTAATCGCTAATCGATTAATCGCTAATCGATTCATCGCTAATCGCGGGGCAAACTCCGGGTCGAAATTCGCCTCGCCAAGCCGGGGGCGGACGTAGTCGATCGTGCGCTCCTCCAGCAGCCAGCGTTCACAAACGGCGTGGCGGAAACGGACGCCGAGGAGGTTAAACCCGAGCACCCGCCCATCGCTCGTGCGGTAGTTGACGCGAACGAGCTGCTTGCCTTTCGGGTGTTGCCAGAGATCGGAGACCACGCCGGCCGGCGGCTGGGCGTCCACCTGACCGTACGTCTGGTACTCGATCGTAAAAAACTTGGCCGAGTTGAAATACGGCGGTTTCTGGTAGGCGTCGCGGTCGCCGCAGATGATGCGGGCGACGACCTTGCCGTGTTGCCGGCCGGTGTACCAGAGGGGGTCGATCCGGCGGTAGCCGATCCCATCCTCCCGAAACTCCGCGCAGTCGCCGATGGCGTATACATCCGGGATGTTCGTCTCGAAAAACGCGTTCACGAGCACTCCGCGGTTGGTCTCGATCTCCGAACGGGCGACGACGCTCACGTTCGGCACGACACCGGTGGCGATGCCCACGAACTGGCAGGAAATCTCCTGGTCGTGGCTCGTGACGACCGCGCGGGCCCGGCCGGCGGCGTCGCCCAGCACGGCCTTCATCTCGGTGCCGAGGCGGAGGTCGACATGGTGGGCGCGGATCTCGTCGTTGATCATGGCCGACTCCTCCGCCGGCAGCGCGAAGTCGAAATAACTCTTTTCGCGGACCAGGAAGGTCGTCGGGATGCGCCGGGTGTGGAGCATCTCCACCATCTCGATCCCGATGAGGCCGCCGCCGAGGACAACGGCGCGCTGGACGCCGCGAGTGTCGCGCTCCATCGCGGCCAGGTCGGGCAGGCCGTAGAGCCCCTGCACGCCGGCGAGGTCCTGCCCGGGCCAGTCGAAATACCGCGTCTGCGACCCCGTGGCGACGATCAGCACGTCGTACGAAAGGGACGCCCGCTGCCGGCAGCGGAGGATCTTATCCGTCGAATCGATCTCCTCGACAAAGTCCCGCACGAGGTCGATCCGGTTCTTCGCCCAGAAGTCGTCGGCGTACGGTTTTGTATCCTCGTAGCGCATGTGGCCCATGTAGATGTACATGAGGGCCGTGCGGGAGAAAAAATGGTCGGATTCCGAGGAGATGACGGTAATCTTGAAGTCGCTCCCCTTTCGGATGTGCCGCGCCGCCGTGATGCCGGCGACGCCGTTTCCGATGATGACGACGTGTTTCATAAGGGAGAGGTCCGGAAGCGAATGCCTTTGGATGATGCGCTATACGACCTGTGTGGCCGAGGCCCACGGAACGTTACCCGAGCCGCGGCGGTTGAGTGCCGACAGGGCCACCCAAGGTACACCAAAATGATCTACGGGATCACCGGTAACACAAAGAAAACAGAACTCTGGCCGGCGTTGGTCGAGCTCATCAATGGATTCAAGACGGAATCCATCCGGTTCGTGCTCGACGCCCCCATTGCGAAAGGCCTGCGCGAGCGCGGCCTCCTGCACGAAAGCGAGCAGGTAGCCGAGAGCACCAATCTCCCGAACGCGTCGGACATCATACTCTCCTTCGGCGGCGACGGCACCCTGCTCAACACCGCCTTCCAGATCGGCGCGCGGCAGACGCCGATCCTCGGCGTGAACATGGGCCGGCTGGGGTTTCTGGCGGATACGGAGGTGGCCCAGCTCGGCGAGACCATTCGTCGGCTCGAGCGCGGCGAGTACCGGATCGAGTCGCGCATGGTGCTCGAGGCCCGGCTGGACGGGGCGAGCGGCAAGGACACCCACTGGGCGCTGAACGACATCGTCATCGAACACAGCCAGACCACCCAGCTCATCTCCGTGGAGGTGAAGGTGGACAGCGCCCCGCTGACCACCTACTGGGCGGACGGCCTCATCATCAGCACCCCGACCGGGTCCACGGCCTACTCCCTCTCTGTCGGCGGCCCCATCCTCTCGCCCGGCAGCGGTGTCGTCGTCCTGACCCCCCTGGCGCCGCACACATTAACGGTGCGGCCGATCGTGTTGCCGGCGAGCGCCGTGATCGACATCCAGGTGCCCAGCCAGCCCTACATCTTCGCGGCCGACGGCCGAAGCAAGATCATCGAGGACGACAGCGTGCGGATCACGATCCGCCGGGCGCAGCACTCCGTGAAGCTGATCAAGATGCCCGAGCAGGACTACTTCCAGACGCTGCGGTCGAAGCTGCGGTGGAGCGGTCGGTGAAAGAAGGCAAAGTGGAAAATGCAAAAGGCAAAACGGTGTTGTCGTGAAAAAAGTGCGCGCCGGTTGAACCCTCCCGGGGGTGACGCGTATATTCGGTCCGCTTCAAGGGTCAGGTAGCTCAGTTGGTAGAGCAATGGACTGAAAATCCATGTGTCGGGGGTTCAATTCCCTCCCTGACCACTACATAAAGCCGTAAGTTGTTGCCCAGCAACGACTTACGGCTTTTTAATTTTTAGAACTAAAGGAATTACTA is a genomic window containing:
- a CDS encoding NAD(+)/NADH kinase, producing MIYGITGNTKKTELWPALVELINGFKTESIRFVLDAPIAKGLRERGLLHESEQVAESTNLPNASDIILSFGGDGTLLNTAFQIGARQTPILGVNMGRLGFLADTEVAQLGETIRRLERGEYRIESRMVLEARLDGASGKDTHWALNDIVIEHSQTTQLISVEVKVDSAPLTTYWADGLIISTPTGSTAYSLSVGGPILSPGSGVVVLTPLAPHTLTVRPIVLPASAVIDIQVPSQPYIFAADGRSKIIEDDSVRITIRRAQHSVKLIKMPEQDYFQTLRSKLRWSGR
- a CDS encoding FAD-dependent oxidoreductase, which gives rise to MKHVVIIGNGVAGITAARHIRKGSDFKITVISSESDHFFSRTALMYIYMGHMRYEDTKPYADDFWAKNRIDLVRDFVEEIDSTDKILRCRQRASLSYDVLIVATGSQTRYFDWPGQDLAGVQGLYGLPDLAAMERDTRGVQRAVVLGGGLIGIEMVEMLHTRRIPTTFLVREKSYFDFALPAEESAMINDEIRAHHVDLRLGTEMKAVLGDAAGRARAVVTSHDQEISCQFVGIATGVVPNVSVVARSEIETNRGVLVNAFFETNIPDVYAIGDCAEFREDGIGYRRIDPLWYTGRQHGKVVARIICGDRDAYQKPPYFNSAKFFTIEYQTYGQVDAQPPAGVVSDLWQHPKGKQLVRVNYRTSDGRVLGFNLLGVRFRHAVCERWLLEERTIDYVRPRLGEANFDPEFAPRLAMNRLAINRLAISD
- a CDS encoding 4Fe-4S binding protein, which gives rise to MSHDVSFQLTRPGSHFDGVEKAGMALIGIGVLAWIVALFAGDLGQPLLVFLVGLVGISGGGFLYFWRYLKRPAGINNDGIWQNAVTTGMKGIVGWTLGIVFTGFYCILYWQEAWLANLIPIFSPLSLALKGVPADKWFMYGTFYTMAVLVMGVRMLFKYRHSRYQILRTISVMFFQLGFAFLLPSLLVMFNQPEFYFSYFWPLKYDYLWPGTVDWLSGSGSLGVFMVFWGAVMIFIATPILTYFFGKRWYCSWVCGCGGLAETLGDPFRQLSDKSLKAWQIERWLIHGVLVFVVLTTAALWINSATEGAVFGSLSGLFSSWYGFYIGLIFSGVVGTGFYPIMGNRVWCRFGCPMAAVLGMIQKFYSRFRITTNGGQCISCGNCSTYCEMGIDVRWYAQRGQNIIRSSCVGCGVCAAVCPRGVLKLENGPKEGRYNGPVLIDRESVSILPD